GAGAAAGTGTGTGCCGAATGGCTCCATGCATCCGTTCAATGTCTTCAAGAGTTGGCGTCAGGCCAGTTCCAATAGCCCACACAGGTTCATAGGCGATCAGAAGAAGTTCAGCCTTGGCGTCTGAGGGCAGTGAGTTTTCAATTTGGGAAATGACGGTAGCAATGGCTTTTCCCGAAGTACGCTCCTCCTTATTTTCACCAACACAAACGATGGTATGAAGCTTTTGAGTGAGAGCTGTCTTCACTTTGTTTTGTACTAAGGTATCGGATTCTAGGTGTCCATGGCGGCGTTCGCTATGCCCCAGAAGAACATAGTGAACACCCACATCCACGAGCTGTTGCGCGCACACATCCCCTGTAAAGGCTCCATGCTCTTTGTGATGACAATCTTGGGCCCCCAAAAGAATGGGCGTATTTTTAATGAGTGCATGCACAAGATCGAGATAAGGGTGGGACGGACATAAGATAATGTATGGCAAAGGTCGATCAGCCTCCAATAGCTTTTGAGTAAATCCTTTGGCCAAACCCGTGGCTTCCGCCCGTGTTCCATTCATTTTCCAATTGCCGACAATATATTGTTGCATATTTTTTAACTCTTTTTTAAGTGTCCCTATGTCTTACTTATAGGCTACATTGCTAAAAAATCAACTGAGGTCAGATGATTACGTTCAAAAAAATATCAACTGTTATTCTCATCCTTTTTCTGTTTTTTAGCTTTGACGTTTTTGCAACTTTGCCCGCCGTTTATTTCGTGCATCAACAAACAGGGCAAGAGAATAGCTGCCCTTATGTGAGCTGTCTAAATTTGAAAAAGATTCGAGAAAATCGATTTCAAAACCAAGGCACTTTAAACATGACGTCTGAGGAAAGTTTCCCCAAATGGAAGTCCTGCGCTGAGCTTTATTTTGGACTTTCAATCGCGGATCAAGTCTATGTGGAGACTTTAAAAACTTCAAAATTTTTTCAAAATTGGCATAGTCTTATTCGCAAAGAAGGCATTCATGATTCTCAAGTTTTCACTTATTGGAGGCTGCCTTTAAAAATGTGTTCGATCTTGCCTCTGGGATCCGCCCAGTATCGTGGATTTTTTCCGACTCTTTTTCAAGATCGTAAAATCGCCCATCTTCCCCCTGTTCAACGACGTCATCCTATTTTTATCAAAAAAGAAATACATTACCTTTATAATCAAGGAACAAAAAAATTAAAGATTTCACATCTCCAGGAAGACACTTCCAAATATAAAAAATCAGACGGGCCTTTTGGGTCTAGCCAGACTTATCTTTCAACAACTTTGCCTTATCAAGATCAGGAAAGTCCTTTTCATGAGGTAGGGCTTTATAAACTCGTTCTTTTTACCTTGGGACTTCATCGCGACCATCGACCTTTTGAAGAAAAAGACTTGGAGTTTAAAGCCTCCCAAGATTTTAGGAATGCAATTAAGGCTAAAAAAGATCACCCTTGGGCCGGACTTGAAGGCCAAGATTTGCTTGAGTTTCATCTCTCGAATCTATTTCTTACAAACGAATCTCTCAAAAAACGGACGGAATCACTAATTGATTTTTATTTTACCCCTTGGAAAATTTACAACCAGTTGTCGGGGTTTTATGATCCCTCAGGAAAACCACTTTCCAACAAGCATCTACCAGGAGATGAGCAAATGCTCGCCTATTATCTCAGTCTCACATTAAAGTACCTTTGGGCGGCAACACTCAGCGAAGACGCTTTGAGTGCAGTGATGCGAGAAGACAAAATGGGCTCCCGAGATTCAAATTGGTATCGTCGACTGCAAGATTGGGGGCTCGCGCCCAATCATAGAAATTTTCTGAAAGCTGCAATGAATTCAAATAGTTTTATGGGGCTTCATTTTGGAAAAGTAAGTATGACACATCCCCATCCGGAATCCTTTATGACTCTTTGGAAAGACATTCGAAATGCGCTTCCAAAAAATCTGCCGTTAGAGCTCATTGCCTTTGCCAGTCATGCCTGTGTTTTGAGCTTTGATGAAAGCTTACAAAAAGAACAATTTAAAAATCATGTTTATCCTGATGCTGCAAAACATCTGGGATTTATAGTTTTTGACTCCCTCTATGATAAAGAGTTTAAACCCATTTATCGCCTCCAAGGAAAAGACTCAGACAAAATGTTTGAGGAGAGGTAAATTAAATGTTTTTTCTTTTTCACATCTCAGACAAAAATCCATAAAAAATAGATTATAATTACAGCTCCAATTGATTTTTGAATATCCTCTTGGCTTAATTTTTCTGATTGTTTTCCCGAGTAAAGAGACTACTGACACAAATTAATGATAACACCATTGATGAAAAATAGTCTTTTGCGTACCAATGGTATAAATTTTAAGCATTTTTCTAAATAAAATAACTTAAGCGCAAGGCCAATAAATTAAGGCTTTTCACCTCCCCAAAAGGCGCAGAGCTTGGGCACGGGCTTCTTCTGTGATATTGGCACCTGAAAGCATGCGGGCAACCTCCTCAATACGGTCCTGGGGCTCAAGCACAATTACATCTGTGCGGGGAGCCCCCTCTTCAATGATTTTGAAGACGTGGATGTGATGATCTCCTGAAGTCGCCACTTGGGGCGAATGAGTGATGGCCAAAATCTGAACACCTTTGGAAAGGGATTTTAAGCGCTTCCCCATAGCATCCGCAACGGCCCCACCTGTGCCTGTATCAATCTCATCAAAGATCATGGTCGGAATGGCCATTTTGTCCGAAAGCACGACTTTGAGCGCAAGCATCAAACGCGACAATTCTCCACCTGAAGCAATTTTTGCAAGGGGACCTGGAGCAGATCCCGGATTGGTTGCGACCACAAAAGAGATGGTATCGATCCCTCCCCTGCCCCACCGCTCTTCGGGGAGCGTTTCAAATTGGACTTCAAATTGCACGTGACCCAATTTCAAAGGTTCAAGTTCGGATTTTAATTGAATGGCTAAATTTTCGGCCGCCACCTTCCTTTTTTCTGAGAGTCGCATGGCCAATTTATAATAATGAGATTTGGCTTGATTTGAGGCTTTCTCAAGATCTTCCAGCCCCGCTTCACCTTGCGAAAGTCGTCCAAATTCTGCCTCCATCTCCTGGAACAAAACAGAAAGATTATCCGCCTCTACTTGGTGTTTTCGGGCCATTTGTCGCAAAGCATATAAACGCTCATCAATCTCTTGTAAAGATTGATGGTCATCCAAAACTTGCGTATGCAAATCTTGAACATCAAAGGCTGCACTCTGCACCAAATTTAACGCTTCATCCAATTGACTTAAAATGGGATTCACACGATCTGAAATATACTCTTCAATACGTGCCAGGGATTTGTGGGCTTGCCCCAAACGTGTTGTGATCTGATCCCCCAAAAGCGAACTCAGCGCCTCCTCGGTTGCATTCGCAATTTTGGATTGATGGGCCACTTGCTTGCGCTTTTCTAAAAGCGTAGACTCCTCATCAATTTTGGGAGAAAGCGCCCTTAAATCTTCAATAGAGACTTTTAAATAGGCTTCCCGCACTTGGGAATTTTGAAGGTTTGAAATGGCCTCATCTAGGGCTTTTTTGGCCTTTTGATAGTGGAAAAAAGAATCAGAAACTTGGGATAAATCATTTTCTGCTGCAGAAAATCGATCAAGGGCTTCAAGATGAGCGTTTGCATCGAGTAATCGATCAAATTGACCATGAATTTCAAGAAGCCGTCCACCCACATCGCGCAAAAAACTAAGGCTTACGGGAACATCATTAACAAAAGATTTACTACGTCCGTCCCGCCCGAGAATACGTTTAAGAAGAAGATTTCCGTCTTCAAAAGGAATCTCGTTTTCGCTCAAAATCCCAGAGATTTGATCTAAAGAGGACACTTTGAAAGTGGCAATGACTTGAGATTTTTCAGCACCCTGACGAATGAGATTTCCGTCCGCTCTCGCCCCCAAGGCCAGCCCCAAAGCATCAAGCAGAATCGACTTTCCCGCACCAGTTTCACCCGTTAAAACGGAAAGACCTTCCCCAAATTCGAGATCAAGTTTTTCAATCAGCACCACATCGCGAATAGATAGAGATTGCAACATGGCTGGAAATCCCTCTCGTTTTAGAAGAATTTAATGCGGCGCAATTTATCGAGCCACGATCCCTCTTGTTGTTTAATCCAAAGTGGGCGCAAATCTTGGCCCTTCAAAAGCAAGAAAGTTTCTCCGTACCACTCATTGCCGGGGAAATTATGCCCCATCACGGCCGCAACCACTTGTGCTTCTTCGGTTAACCCCATAGCCAAATAACATTCAACCAAGCGATGCAAAGCCTCAGGCACATGGGTTGTGCGGGGATAGGCATCAATGACGGCTTGAAAGCGATTAATGGCCGCCAAATAAAGCCCGCCATTCATATAAAAGCGTCCAATATCCATTTCTTTTCCGGCCAAATGATCATAGACCAAATCGAGTTTCCATTTTGCGTCCCGCCCATATTTCGTCTCAGGGAAACGTTTGATCACTTCTTCAAAGGCTTTTAAAGACTCAAGCGTATTGGTTTGATCACGTTTGACGGAAAGAATTTCCTCATAATGACAAAGTGCACGCAAATAATACGCATAAGCAATATCTTTGTGTCCGGGGTGAAGCTCGACAAACGCATTAAGGGTTGCCAAAGCTTTATCAAATTCACGGTTAATATAACTAGAATACGCCGCCATCAATTGACCTCGCGTCGCCCATTCGGAATAAGGATGCTGACGTTCTACTTCATCAAAAGCCTCAGAGGCTTTATCGTATTCCTCAGTTATGAGCTTTTTATAGCCTTCCTCATAAAGTTCGGTGGCCGGACGTTCCACATAGGGTTTTTCTTTAGGACTACACGCCCCCAAAAGAACAAAAGGAAGCAGAGCGATTGGTTTTAAAATTTGACGAGTGCGCAACACGAGAACCCCTAATACGTGATATCAATTGATGGATTTGTTATACGCGGTTTATAGTCGTCCTGCAATGGGATGCGTTTTGGAAAATACAATTAAAAGCCCAAGGAGAAATAAATTGCACTGACACAACTCTCACCCTCTACCGCCATGAAGGCCGTTAAAGATTCGCTTCGATCTCCTCAACAGTCTCTTTGATTTTCTCAAGCGCAAAATCCACTTCCTCCTTTATAATTACAAGAGGTGGAGCCAAGCGTACAACTGTCTCGTGAGTTTCTTTGCTCAAAACACCTTTTTCTTCAAGCATTTCACAAACCCGCCGGGCAGAAACGAAATCAGGGTTAAACTCAAGACCCACCCACAGGCCACGTCCATGGACACTTTGAATTAACGGAGACCTTATTTTTTTCAACTCATCTTGAAGGTATTTTCCCAAAACTCGTGAATTTTCTACAAGCCCTTCTTCAATAAGGACATCAATTGCCGTTGAGGCTACATGACATGCCAAGGGATTTCCACCAAATGTAGATCCGTGAGAACCGGGCACCATATGTTTAAGAACATCACGATTGGAGAGAAACATCGAAATCGGAAGCAGCCCACCTCCCAAAGCTTTGCCTAAAATAAGACCATCGGGATGGATGCTTTCGTGTTCAAATGCAAACATTTTACCTGTCCTCCCCAACCCAGATTGGACTTCATCCATAATCAGAAGGACGTTGTGCTTCGTGCAAATGTCGCGGACAGCTTTTAAATAACCTTCGGGAGGAACGATAATGCCCGCTTCACCTTGAATGGGCTCGACCAAAAAGGCACACGTGTTTTCTGTAATAGCCGCTTCAAAAGCGGCCGCATCACCAAAGGGAACGTGTTTGAATCCTGGCGTACAGGGGCCGAAATGTTCTTTATAAGAGGGCTCTGAAGAAAAGCTGATAATGGTTGTAGTGCGTCCATGAAAATTATTTTTGCACACAATAATTTCGGCTTGATTTGTGGGGATCCCTTTGGATCTATATCCCAATCTGCGAGACGCCTTAATGGCTGTTTCCACAGCTTCTGCGCCCGTATTCATGGGAAGCCCCATATCAAATTGGGCCAACTTACAAACTTTTTCTAATAAGGGCGCCAATTGATCCGTATAAAATGCACGCGAAATCATAGCCAGCTTTTGAGCTTGTTCATTCAAAGCTTTTAAAAGACGGTCATGGCTGTGGCCATGGCTGACGGCAGAATAGGCCGACATCATATCAAGATATTTTCGTCCCTCAACATCCCACATCCAAACGCCTTTGGCCTTGGTGATCACAACGGGAATCGGGTGATAATTGGGCGCACAAACTTGAGATTCACGGAGGATGAAGTCTTCGGTAAGATTGGGCATATTATCACCTCTTTTGTTGATGGGAAGATCCATGCCTCATTATCCATCAAAGATAATTAAGAAGGTGTTAACGCCCCTGATAAAATCTTACTTAAAGCCACCTCACAAACACCCAAACTTTTCCATTCGCAACCCTCACAGGACGCATGAAACTTCTCAAAGGTCATATGTGTTTTGATGCGATTCAAGCCTTCATTCCAACTTAAGATTTGCCCCTCTTGAAGTTCAAGGGCCAATTTGTGACGAGCGTCCAAAGATTGGATTTTTTCTTCCTTTTCGCAAAAACCCTTTTCCAGATTATGGGGGCAAGGACGGCAAATCTCATCGGTGCGAGAATGGACTTGTAAGAGAGTTTCGGGACTTTCAGTGATCTGATCTTTGATCGTTTGATAGTTTTGAACAAAATCAGGAGAGTACCCCATCCCTTGAAAACCCACCGTACACATAAAATGATGCGGGCGAAAAAGGATGGGAACATTACTTGTCATAGAGTTTTTATCGCGTGCGATAAGACCGAATAGCTTTAAGGGCGCTGCAGAGAATTCCCGCCTTCACAATGCCTGGAATGATGAAAGGCATAAGGCCAAAAGTCACCGCTTTGTCAAAGCCAACGAATGTTGAAAGCCATGCCACGCCCATAGCGAACGTCATGATAGTGGCAATTCCACACAAGGCCATATCAAAAAACCAACCTTGAGAATTCAAGCGCTCACGTAGATGGGGAATGAGGGCTGCGATAAAAACATAGCTATAGATATATCCTGCGGTGGGTCCTACGAGAATCGCCAGACCTGGCTCCCATCCTGCAAAAACAGGAAGACCCGCAGCACCCATACCAATCCAGAGAAGAACGGATTGCAGTGCGCGTCGTGACGAATAAGTAAGTGCCAACAAAAGGACCGCTGTGGGCTGCAATGTAATCGGGACTGGTTTTAAGGGAATGAAAATTTTGGAGGCGGCCAGAAGGAGGATGACGCCACCAACAACATATGTGAGTTCTTTCCAAATGGATTGAGACTCAGATTTTAAAAGGGCTTTAATCATAAGAGAAACCTCATAGTTTATATAAAATTTTATCTTATATTAACCTATTTTTAATCTTTTGAATAGGTATTTTGTTTCGATCTTCAGGAACCCCTCATGAAATAACGGAAAACAATACACCCTCGAATCGTGCTAAATTATTTGGCTACGCCTCAGTTTTGCTCAGAATCTCAACAAGTTTAAAAAAATTTCATATTTGTTTTAAGTTCATAATTCCAACACAGTCATGCTGAATTTATTTCAGTATTTCCTTAAAAATAACGCGGCAAGTAAAAAGATCCTGAGAAACAAGCTACTTGTTGTCAGAAGTCGTTTTCTCAAGATGCCCCAGCTATTTGGTTTTAATAAATAAATTACAGCACATGCTTGAGACAAACTTATTCATGAGGTGGTCCTGACAAATCAACTCTCGATCTTGGAAGGGTTGTGATCTTATGTTAGACTTAGCCTCTGCTAAAGATTGGTTGATTATAAACTTCAGAGGGAGCTAAAAAATGCTAAAAAAAATTATAATGCTATTCCTAGCCATCGGAACTTATCAGACTCTAGATTCACGATTTTTAACTGCAGATTGTGGTGGCATGACAACGTGTAGTGATACTTGTCAAAATACAGATGGGTGCGAATGTTTCTGGGGAGGCTGTCGCTCCGTGGGAGACGCTCTCAAAATGCAACGAAGTGAAGAAATGAAATATCACATGCGCTGGCTTCAAGAAAAGTTATGCGAGGCCAATCCGACTTCCTGTCAATAAAGTTATCGCTGCAAATCATGAACGAGTGTCATCTTTGGATGTCTCTCCTCATGAGCGCGGTAAACGTTCACGTTTTCAAGCACGCGCTGAATATAATTCCGAGTTTCATAATAAGGTACAAGCTCTAACCAATCGACTACATCAATCTCGCCCCGACGTGGATCCCCAATCTCTTGAAGCCAACGGTTAACAGGCTCCTTCCCCGCATTGTAAGAGGCAATAGCCAGAATATAAGATCCGTCAAATTCTTGGACTAAAGAATGAATGTGATGCGCTCCCAATTTCACATTATGTTTGGGATCATGAAGTTTATTATGAGAATGAGAAATTTTCATTTTTTTGGCCTCTTTTTGAGCCGTTGCAGGCATCAATTGCATGAGTCCCATAGCACCAGCATGACTCACGGCACCTGCGTCAAAGCGGCTTTCCTGCATAATAAGCCCATTAACAAGGGCGGCTTCTAGGCCCTCTTGCCCATGAGGATGATTGATTTTGGGATAGGCCGCTTTCAAATGAAGACCCTCTTGAAAACCTACTTTTTTGGCAACAACAGCTGCCGCATGAGGGCTGACTTTGGCCGCCAAATCCACCAACAAATGACGTTCTGCTGTTGATTTTGCATTCTTACCAATGTGAAACGCAAATGTTTGCATATAGTTTTCCGCAGGCTTTCCCATTTTGGTGAGCACTTTTAAGGCCTTAACAAGATTCTGACTTTCAAATTCTTGTCTCTCTTTCGTAGTGGCCTTAGGCAATGAGGCTAACTCTGGATGGGGACGTTTTTCCAATTTTGCTGCAGACAATTGTCCATAAAAAGACGTCGTATGCTTGGCTCCTTTTTCGTACCATTTTGCAGCAAGTTCAACATCCTCTTGCCCCTCAGCAGCACGGCCCGCCCAATAGGCGGCACGACTCTTACTGATGGGCGATTTAACCTGATTGTAAAGATTTGAAAACCGTTGAAGGGCTGCTTCTGAATTATTCAAAAAACGAAGGGCCACAAACCCACTTAAAAACTCTGCTTCCGCAAAAGCCTCCCCTTCCTCAAGCCCATGCTTTTGAATGAGCGCATAAGCGTCTTGAGGACGTCCTTGTTGCAAAAATTCCCGCGCCAAATAATTGCGTTCCTTCCACCATTTATCGGCATAAGCGGATTTTTGAGGGACCATCTTTAACAGTTTTGCGGCAGTTTCCAGCTGATCTGATTTTCTCAGTAATTTGACTTGCTCATAAAGAACACCTTCATTTCGATCTCCTGAGAAGGAATGACTTACTGATTCCGCTTGAATGAGCGCAAAGCGCGCTTCTGCAGATTGACGAGCTTGAGGTCCAACAAGGCTCACCAAACGCTTGGCTTGATCCAACTCCTCATCCCACAAAAGGCGCTCAAGACGCGCTTCGTGATCGGGTGCCTTAAGGTCTTCACCGAAAGCGCCCAAATACTCTTGAGCTTCTTCTCGCGTAAAATTTCTTGTTATCCAACCTTCCCTGGCAATGTTAAGGGCTTTGGTTTTCTGTCCCAAAGCTTTCAAGGCTTTTGCATAATGCAAGTACCCAAAACTCGTTTGAGGGGGATGGGATTGAAACCATTCGGCAACGTCTTGAGGCTCTAAGGTTTCATCCATCATAGATTCAGCACGTGCATTGAGTTTTTCTTGTGCGGGCCAATCGGGATGAGCAATAATAAACGCGGTTACATCATAAAGGCCAAGCCTTGGATCCTTTTCTTGAATCCCCACCCACGTCATGAGATCACCTACAACACCACAATTGGTCATGGGATTATACCCCCCTTTTGTCAGTTGCGCCTGGAAAGCCTCTTCACATTGCTTTGAGTTTGAAACTAATGATGACGTTGAAGCCCATAAAATTGCAATGAATCCACTTACCAAAATCGAATAACGCGATCCGCAAATTCGATCATCCCCCTGGCACAAGCTTAGGGTGCCCCTGCGGGAATAGGATTTTCGATCGTGACTTACCATCAAACTCTTGCAGATCTTTGTGATCATCGCTACCCTCTCGCTTAGAAATCATATGACAGGAAAAATACCATGCTCCACGGAATTATAACAGCTATTATCACCCCTTTTCGTGAAGGAAATATTGATTGGTCTGCACTTGAGAAAATTATTAACTATCAATCTGATGCGGGAATTCACGCCCTTGTAGTCGCAGGATCTACGGGCGAAGGACTTCTTTTGACTGAGGAACAAAAGATTTCTGTCATTCAAAACTCCCTTAAATTTGCCAAAGGACGCCTTAAAATTATTGCAAGCACAGGCTCTCCCTCAACTCAAGATGCTGTCACCCTCAGTCAAAAGGCCCAGGACTTAGGCGTCGATGGCATTCTTGTGATTTCTCCTTGGTATGTAAAGCCCAATCAAGAAAGTCTTTATCAACATTTCAAAACCATTCACGACGCCACTTCCGTCCCTATGATTGTCTATAATCATCCCGGACGGTGCATTGTCGATATTAGTTATTCAACGGCAGCACGCTTGAGCGAACTGGCTCATCTTTCAGGTTTTAAAGATTCTTCAACAGATGTGGCCCGACTTCAAAATATAAAATCTATAGCCAATCCTAAGTTGAAGTTTTTCTCAGGGGATGATCCCACAGCCCCCGGTTATTTGGCCTTGGGGGGGGATGGAATTATCTGCGTGGGCTCAAACGTGGCCCCGCGGGAATACATCACACTTTATGATGCCTGGGCGCAGAGAGATCTCAAAAAGTTCACTCAAATGCGTGACCTTTTATCGCCCCTTGCTATTGCCACCAATTTGGAAACAAACCCCGCGCCCATCAAATATGCGGCTTCTCTTTTGGGACTTTGTCAAAACGAGTGGATTTTGCCTTATGTTGACTTGCAGGAGTCAACAAAAACGGCTATTCGTAAGGCCCTGGAGTTGCTTGCTCTTAAACCCGTTTCGCAAAAGGTCGCCTGATGTGTCATGACTAAAGTTCACGAAAAAAAAATGATCGCCCAAAATAAGCGTGCCCGATTTGACTATCATATCGAAAGCACTATTGAAGCAGGCGTTATGCTTCAAGGGAGCGAGGTGAAATCTTTGCGTCAAGGCAAGGGTAGTATTTCCGAATCTTATGCAAGCAGCGAGGGCACCAACGATCTTTACCTCATCAACTCCTTTATTCCTGAATACATTGAGGCGAATCGATTTAACCATTCCCCAACCCGCCCACGAAAGCTTTTATTAAAACGTCGTGAGTTGAATAAACTTTTGGGCGCCGTGCGAAAAAAAGGCATGACGATTGTGCCTTTAAATCTCTATTTCAATTCCCGCGGCATGGTCAAGCTAGAGATCGCTCTTGTTTCAGGTAAAAATAAGGCCGATAAACGCGCCACAGAAAAAGAGCGCGATTGGAAACGCGACCAATCCCGCATTCTCAAAGGCGACATGGATTAGGAACACATTTTTCAAACCTTACGATTATTTCCTGTGGACGATTTTTCACTTCCCTCCATCATAAAATTTTATATTGACAAAATAATTTTTTATTAAAATACTATTTTACCTTTATTCAATTTTTTAGGCTTTTTAATAAAATAGTAAGGAAAAATTAAATATGTTAAAAAAATTAACGAGTTACGTCACCCTTTTGATATCAATCCCCTTTTTAGGACAGGCTACACTTTACGAATTGGAGATTGGGGATCTTAAAAGTCGAACAATTTACATTCCCTTTTCTAAGGCCATTGCATAATTAATAAAAATTCCAACTGAGGTCCTGAAAAGCTAATTTTTGAGTTTTTTAAATTGAGGGGGATGATATTTTTCTTCGTCTCTTTGTTCTTTTTTTGCTCAAATACTCACTTAACTCGCCTGATTTATCCATAAGCAACCTTATTTGTGGCCTTTAAGAGGTTAAAGGCTATGGCTTTTAGGGCCATTTGTCCTTGAACTTTGGGTGTTGTAAAATAGGATGCTCTCGTGAATTTGAATTTTCGTTTTAAGGTTCCAAATCCTTGTTCCACCCTATATCGAATCTTCG
This DNA window, taken from Candidatus Bealeia paramacronuclearis, encodes the following:
- the smpB gene encoding SsrA-binding protein SmpB is translated as MTKVHEKKMIAQNKRARFDYHIESTIEAGVMLQGSEVKSLRQGKGSISESYASSEGTNDLYLINSFIPEYIEANRFNHSPTRPRKLLLKRRELNKLLGAVRKKGMTIVPLNLYFNSRGMVKLEIALVSGKNKADKRATEKERDWKRDQSRILKGDMD
- a CDS encoding biotin transporter BioY, with protein sequence MIKALLKSESQSIWKELTYVVGGVILLLAASKIFIPLKPVPITLQPTAVLLLALTYSSRRALQSVLLWIGMGAAGLPVFAGWEPGLAILVGPTAGYIYSYVFIAALIPHLRERLNSQGWFFDMALCGIATIMTFAMGVAWLSTFVGFDKAVTFGLMPFIIPGIVKAGILCSALKAIRSYRTR
- the rocD gene encoding ornithine--oxo-acid transaminase, with product MDLPINKRGDNMPNLTEDFILRESQVCAPNYHPIPVVITKAKGVWMWDVEGRKYLDMMSAYSAVSHGHSHDRLLKALNEQAQKLAMISRAFYTDQLAPLLEKVCKLAQFDMGLPMNTGAEAVETAIKASRRLGYRSKGIPTNQAEIIVCKNNFHGRTTTIISFSSEPSYKEHFGPCTPGFKHVPFGDAAAFEAAITENTCAFLVEPIQGEAGIIVPPEGYLKAVRDICTKHNVLLIMDEVQSGLGRTGKMFAFEHESIHPDGLILGKALGGGLLPISMFLSNRDVLKHMVPGSHGSTFGGNPLACHVASTAIDVLIEEGLVENSRVLGKYLQDELKKIRSPLIQSVHGRGLWVGLEFNPDFVSARRVCEMLEEKGVLSKETHETVVRLAPPLVIIKEEVDFALEKIKETVEEIEANL
- a CDS encoding DUF1284 domain-containing protein — encoded protein: MTSNVPILFRPHHFMCTVGFQGMGYSPDFVQNYQTIKDQITESPETLLQVHSRTDEICRPCPHNLEKGFCEKEEKIQSLDARHKLALELQEGQILSWNEGLNRIKTHMTFEKFHASCEGCEWKSLGVCEVALSKILSGALTPS
- a CDS encoding lytic transglycosylase domain-containing protein, which gives rise to MVSHDRKSYSRRGTLSLCQGDDRICGSRYSILVSGFIAILWASTSSLVSNSKQCEEAFQAQLTKGGYNPMTNCGVVGDLMTWVGIQEKDPRLGLYDVTAFIIAHPDWPAQEKLNARAESMMDETLEPQDVAEWFQSHPPQTSFGYLHYAKALKALGQKTKALNIAREGWITRNFTREEAQEYLGAFGEDLKAPDHEARLERLLWDEELDQAKRLVSLVGPQARQSAEARFALIQAESVSHSFSGDRNEGVLYEQVKLLRKSDQLETAAKLLKMVPQKSAYADKWWKERNYLAREFLQQGRPQDAYALIQKHGLEEGEAFAEAEFLSGFVALRFLNNSEAALQRFSNLYNQVKSPISKSRAAYWAGRAAEGQEDVELAAKWYEKGAKHTTSFYGQLSAAKLEKRPHPELASLPKATTKERQEFESQNLVKALKVLTKMGKPAENYMQTFAFHIGKNAKSTAERHLLVDLAAKVSPHAAAVVAKKVGFQEGLHLKAAYPKINHPHGQEGLEAALVNGLIMQESRFDAGAVSHAGAMGLMQLMPATAQKEAKKMKISHSHNKLHDPKHNVKLGAHHIHSLVQEFDGSYILAIASYNAGKEPVNRWLQEIGDPRRGEIDVVDWLELVPYYETRNYIQRVLENVNVYRAHEERHPKMTLVHDLQR
- the tpiA gene encoding triose-phosphate isomerase; its protein translation is MQQYIVGNWKMNGTRAEATGLAKGFTQKLLEADRPLPYIILCPSHPYLDLVHALIKNTPILLGAQDCHHKEHGAFTGDVCAQQLVDVGVHYVLLGHSERRHGHLESDTLVQNKVKTALTQKLHTIVCVGENKEERTSGKAIATVISQIENSLPSDAKAELLLIAYEPVWAIGTGLTPTLEDIERMHGAIRHTLSQRFSGGGVIPILYGGSVTASNAKNILSLPHVNGVLVGGASLKLDDFWSIIEASTE
- the recN gene encoding DNA repair protein RecN, whose amino-acid sequence is MLQSLSIRDVVLIEKLDLEFGEGLSVLTGETGAGKSILLDALGLALGARADGNLIRQGAEKSQVIATFKVSSLDQISGILSENEIPFEDGNLLLKRILGRDGRSKSFVNDVPVSLSFLRDVGGRLLEIHGQFDRLLDANAHLEALDRFSAAENDLSQVSDSFFHYQKAKKALDEAISNLQNSQVREAYLKVSIEDLRALSPKIDEESTLLEKRKQVAHQSKIANATEEALSSLLGDQITTRLGQAHKSLARIEEYISDRVNPILSQLDEALNLVQSAAFDVQDLHTQVLDDHQSLQEIDERLYALRQMARKHQVEADNLSVLFQEMEAEFGRLSQGEAGLEDLEKASNQAKSHYYKLAMRLSEKRKVAAENLAIQLKSELEPLKLGHVQFEVQFETLPEERWGRGGIDTISFVVATNPGSAPGPLAKIASGGELSRLMLALKVVLSDKMAIPTMIFDEIDTGTGGAVADAMGKRLKSLSKGVQILAITHSPQVATSGDHHIHVFKIIEEGAPRTDVIVLEPQDRIEEVARMLSGANITEEARAQALRLLGR
- the dapA gene encoding 4-hydroxy-tetrahydrodipicolinate synthase — encoded protein: MLHGIITAIITPFREGNIDWSALEKIINYQSDAGIHALVVAGSTGEGLLLTEEQKISVIQNSLKFAKGRLKIIASTGSPSTQDAVTLSQKAQDLGVDGILVISPWYVKPNQESLYQHFKTIHDATSVPMIVYNHPGRCIVDISYSTAARLSELAHLSGFKDSSTDVARLQNIKSIANPKLKFFSGDDPTAPGYLALGGDGIICVGSNVAPREYITLYDAWAQRDLKKFTQMRDLLSPLAIATNLETNPAPIKYAASLLGLCQNEWILPYVDLQESTKTAIRKALELLALKPVSQKVA
- a CDS encoding outer membrane protein assembly factor BamD, producing MLRTRQILKPIALLPFVLLGACSPKEKPYVERPATELYEEGYKKLITEEYDKASEAFDEVERQHPYSEWATRGQLMAAYSSYINREFDKALATLNAFVELHPGHKDIAYAYYLRALCHYEEILSVKRDQTNTLESLKAFEEVIKRFPETKYGRDAKWKLDLVYDHLAGKEMDIGRFYMNGGLYLAAINRFQAVIDAYPRTTHVPEALHRLVECYLAMGLTEEAQVVAAVMGHNFPGNEWYGETFLLLKGQDLRPLWIKQQEGSWLDKLRRIKFF